The DNA window AGGACAATACTAGTATTTGATTACAATATGACCATCTACTGAAGTCAATTGCGTGCTTTGTCTTGATAcaaattaattgtaattttttactttccatatataataatggtacatgtatatacaatcaTGAGTTATTTTCATTAGAAATAAAAGGTTTAACGAATAAAATAAGCTTTGAATACAAATCATATATGTTGCCTATACAAATAACATTATCAGACATTGTTGGAGAactagttttaaaatcgaattTTCATGATCAATAATATACGTCTATGTAATTCAAATGATGTGATAACAGAATGGTAGCCTATAAATTACTATTCACCATCTCGTCCTGCCCCCTTCTTTTCCTGAGATTATATCGCCTCTTAGTTTGAGCCTCGTTATCATCATGTACAGGAGCACTGCTTGTAGCTGCTTTTCTTGTAACAACCTTCTCAACTTTATCTGTCACGTAATAAGAATTAATGCATTGAGCAGAACATCTGGGTATTAAAAAACATGATTTCGatgaaaaaatttatttctgaGAAATGCAATGTTCAGAGcataaaatgtataatattagGTTTAGAGTAGAATGTCTACCTAAATCAAGCTATAGTACAGGCTACGTGAAAATTAAGACCCAAAAAGTTATTTCATTAACAAAAGTAGTACATATTACTTTTATACATTACCTTTAAACCATGCAAGTCCCATGCTGTATGATCTGATCGTCTTTAAGCGCTGTTAAAGTTTAATATGTAGATCAACAAGATGCCTGCAACATCACAGGGTAACCTTATTAAAACAAGCCAGACAAAAATATGTCATTATTAAAGAAAACAGTCAAGCTACTGACGACTTACTGAAGTATATAATGAATACTCAAGATGTTGTTTGAGAACCGATTTTTTTAAACTCATGGTTAAaagatttaagaaaatgttaatGAAGAGATTGTGCAtgaattaaggtcagacgacacgttcctcaattttagataactttttccaggaatttgttaatggtttactactactttgacaagctttcttgcaaaaaattagggtaccttaccaggtaTTTCtacaaaatactagagtatgcaattttctatataatcttcttgaaaatacacttgatttgctgatataaaaaataaatacatctacagcatagcgaaattcattatattagaactatatctccgccgggCCGGGGCTTTGAATTCACGACCTCTAAAacctatacgcttctggcagtgagcggccacggttctaaccactcggccatctagacaTATACCAAttccaagtaaattttgatcacttttaaaataattataaaattaatgttttttattggaactctttattacgaggagatacaaaaaagattctcgaggaacgtgtcgtctgaccttaagtaATATTactgttttattgttttgaaatggCAGTCTTGTGTAGATGCAAAATCAGTTGGACCGAGTTGGCAGGGGGacgaatttacaaatatttattttccatgCGCACAGGTTAAAAAAAGCCGCAAAATTCTGTAGAATTCCATTGGCGTATAATATTATGTTATAATCtatagaaatataataaatatgtatCTTAGTTCTGCATTCAAAACAATTCAGCACCGTAGATTTCTACACATTTGAGGTGCCAGGTGTCACCAATGACAACGTATACAATGACATCTGAGATTTAACGTAACACATGCTATAACTATATATTGACAATTCACGTGATACAGCTATGCGTGAAATTTGCTAATacttaaataatgaaaatgtgaaCGCTccaacaaattaaatatttttttacaaacagtCAACCAGGTAGAGGTCTGTACATGTACGTCAAACAAACGCCCAGTCATTCACGGTCACTAAAGATATTACCATCCGACCATTTCGGTCCCcattgtttatatacattacCTGTTCATGcgattaaaaaattcaaaccgtTTCGATATTCGAACCCAATCAAATTATGTTCTTATTTGTTAAcactcaaacgaacataaataatttataaaataaataacaacacGTATATAGATGCAGAAGCGCTCTCAGAAGTGCAgtttaattattacatgtatacaatcacataattcaattttcttgTGTTCTTTTTctctacaaaaacaaaacaacacatattagcaaaatatttatatatatatttttcataaaaccaAACATTTATGACTATCTTTGAGGGCGGGTGGGTGGGGAAACGTCTGCTTGCACTGAGAGAGAGCCTTCGGATGACTTAAAACTCAATTCTTTACCAAATCGTGCGTACCTTACGAGAATACCTGTAGAACAggttttctataaatataataaCCAATCAATTGGTTAGTCTTCATAACAAACACCAGGTAAACACGTGTTCGATCGAAACACGTGTTGTAATATCttcaataaatacatatagTCAGTTAtagtcaaaacattttaaactacGTGACCACTTGACTAAATTAGATTTGATAAAAAGTGGGGAGTTTAACACAGCGTTTTTAGATTTGAAAAGCATTATTTCTTTCcaaaagttaatattttttttaaaagcctctttgaaacaaaaatcagaaaggtcagtttttaagaaattttctGACTATTTACGTgtatatcaaattcattttaattctaGGAGGCAGTTTTTACAACAATGAGGACTCCGGcctttttaacaaacttgaaatcTTGCCACATTTGTATGcataatcattttcaaaaaatttcgcTCGTGGTCTTATGGCATTAGCACACACTTTCCTGATAAAATTCTACTCTGTTTTATGTAGAAcgatgaattataaaaaaaaaaaaaaaaaagattaacctCCAATTGTgtgactttgattttttttcttcgtatCTGCAACACATTTAGAGAAAAATAGCACATGaactgcaacaccttctttaaaTACTTTCGTGTGTCAATAACGTCTTCTTTTTGAAAAGTGAAATTCTCTACTCATAGAGCAGGGGTTGAggcttttaatattttttaaggtgGGTATACGGTTACATAGTAAATATGCATTTTTAAGGTCCCTCGTAACATTGTGGTAATCTATTGTCATTAGTCGTACGTTTTGTGTAAACAATTgcacatttttaactttaaaacttcaagataaattaaattatacgatctaataaatatgtattttaagGTCACTCGAGACATTACGACAATCTATTGTCGTTGGCCGTACATTGTCTTAAACGATTGCACATTTTTAACTTGAAAACTTAAAAGATAGATTGTGACTTGGCCATATTAAATATGTCAAGTAATCTACTTTAAATCCTGTCATTGTATGCCTGTGAACATTTTAAGTCAATCTGTGAACATAAAAGATTTACTATTAAAAGCTCGCAGGTCTCTTTTTACCAAAACATTATTACATTTATTGGctcctaaaataaaaaaaaaacggggAATCTTGTAAGAGAAGTCCCGGATTAGGGTTAAGACTCAAAACTGAAgctttaaaatgcaaatatgatattgctTGACAGATTCAAATAAGGGGTATGGTACTCCATTGACCGTCAAGGCCGATGGGCCTCTTAACTATTCAACATCAGCATAAAAAAACCAACGGtatttttgtttctattttattAATCTTGCCATTAAAATAAAGGTCCTTATTTAAGATATTTTGCTATGTACAAATGTCCATCATCAGTTCCAATCCAGAGATGGTTTTGTTTGTCGACAGCTGTGGAGCGGATCCTCTCTGAGAAATCACAACGTATCTCGTGCTTACGCTCTAGCCTTGGATCGATTATGACAATCTTAGGACCCGGTGAGTGTACTCCGATAATAATGTTTCCAAAGTTGTCAACAGACGCACTTGCTGAATATGATTTGTCAACCACTACTTTGTTAATAGCCTCAGATGAAATTTTATCAGAACCCAGCAGATGCATGGagaaaatgtcatttttcagGGCAAAGATTTGACCATTTTGAGAAATGATATGCTCTATCGTAATGCATTCAGGTTTTGGTTCAAAGACTTCCTCTACTTCTCCGTTCATGTCAAGTTTAAGAATGCTGGACTTGTAGCAGCTGTGACCTATGACGTATATTCTCTCGTCCTGATAAATAATTCCACTCAGTTTTTCGGTGTGTGTAGAAAGATCTGCAAGCATTCTTGTCTTTCCTTCCCGAGAAAATAATTCCACGATAGGTTTGGCCCCGACAGTGTGGATTCGTGTCACCAGCAGATCGCCATTTGGCATGCAAGAATTGAAAACTGGATAGTAGTCTAAATCAAAAGATCTAAGAAGCTCCCCAGCAGAATTGTATAGTTTCACCTCTTTTTTATTCTGCAGATGGTTCACCCATACAAGGTTATCGTGAGTAACGCTTATTCCAGGTATTTGCGAATAGTTATTTTCATCCATGCCCTTAATGCATGATACTAGATCTAATTTCTTCAGAAACATTTTCGCAAACATCCCTGGCAACTCTTTACAACATCTTTCTTTCTTTGATCGCTGGGTTctaatttgcaattttttctcAGGAGTCGACCTCTTCACTCGAGCtgcttttctctttttttgaGGAGACGGGTTTGTTTTCCGTGAACCCTCTTGATTTCCTTTTATATTAGGAGAAGCGCGTACTCTTCCTTTTACTGCAGGAGCTAACGTTGATGATGACTTTGTTTCTTTCATCGCTAAAGAGGGGGCTTTCTTCATATTGACAGATGTAGATATTCCAGACTTTTTATTGAACGTTGggagtgtttttgcttttttgcGGCTGTTAGAAATTGTGTTCATGGAGGATTGAATCTTTCTTTTGAGAGACTTTGTTGGAATTCTTTTCCCCGGattccatttttgttttttatgtgatgattttttttcatcggCTTGTTCTGTTGAAAACGTCCTTTTGGTAGCCCCTCTTTTACTTCTTCtcaatgtatttgttttcaattttgaaactTTTGTTGGCCCATCATTGTGTAGCCAAATTATTCGTCGATTTTTATTAGTATTCGAAGGACAATGATCTGCAAAAGTCAACAAAAGTAAACATAAGCATGCTTTACACTTTTCAAAAATCCTTAAGAGAAATTCCGCTTTATATATGATGTGTGATATTAAGATTTAAAGAATGTTGAAATAGTCCTCGACtacaatttttctaaaataactGAATAATTCAACGACCCCCTATTTGGACTTGGCCATTATATTTCATATCACTACAGttatttaaattgtgaaatggCTGGCGGCTACCAAAGGGTTCTCCTGTTTAcgaataactcctcctacaattTCAAGATAGGATGTTGCTGTTTTGCAGATTTCAGAGATGTGCACATTCCTTTGGAATTGgaatattttggtaaaaataccagctgttgaacttacaatcattttttcacataatattttatataggATACCCATATTGTTTGGTTACCCCCTTCTACAGTTTACAAGATAGGGAGTTGTTTTGCAAATCAATTATACACATACATACAtcaaacatatatgtacatatatcaaaaaTGTGCAtgttacttggattttgatttttgataatttttttaaaaaaatatcactcgttgaacttagttattttatgtaaaatattacatgtagagtaccccatttctctggataggtaATGTTTATCAACTCAGGTTTGAAATATGGGTTATTGATAccgttcacacaaaagaaaacgcGGTTTGTTGCcatattgacagcttttctctttgtattcatgatcgatgaaaggtattttttaaatttatttatactAGAAAATTATTTCACTACACCAGGACTTATTCTTTTTCAGATTGAGAGTCACGAGATGGTGAATCAAATGTGTAGTTTAAGTGTTTGTATTAATTGATTTGGTTtcttatcatcatcatcatcatcatcatcatcaccatcatcaCCACCATCAGCATCATCATAGTTCATTTTATCTGGCATGTGAACCGTCTGTGGCctattgttatatttacatacatgtatttaatttttaaaattcattgatGTTTGTCTTGTTTTCTTTCcgtatgataaaggtggtcatATCCCTTATCTTTATTAGAAATGGGAGATTTGACAAATAAAATAAGCTTTTTGCACGAATTATATTTGTTGCCTATACAAAATACATTAGTTTGAAAATCGAATTGGTATGATCATTTATATACATCAATGTTATTCAAATGATGTTATATTATAATGGTAGACTATAAATTAATATTCACCTTTCTCGTCCTGCAATTTTCTTTTCCTGAGATTATATCGCCGCTTAGTTTCAGTCTCATTATCATCATGTACAGGATTACTGCTTGTAGCTGCTTTTCTTGTAACAATCTTCTCAACTTTATCTGTTACATAATGAGATTAATGATTTAGGCAGAACAACTGggaatttaataaagaaaaacaacagGAATTTTGCCCATTGTGCGAATTCTAAATGTTAAATTAATAGTGATTTCAATGCAGTATTTTAATTCCGAGAAATGCAATGTTCAGAGCATAAAATGCATAATATTATGTTTACAGCAGAGTGTGTAACCAAATTAAGCGATCGTACAGGCTTCGTGAAAGGTAAGACTCAATGAGTGTTTTAATGAAcaaattaatagtttttaaattaacaaattatagtACATATAACACTGATAGATTACCTTTAAACTGAGCAATTCTCATGCTGTCTCTTCAGATTCTCTTAGTGAAGAAAACAGTCAAAGCTACAGACGACTTACTGAAGTATATAAAGAATACCCAAGATATAGTTTGAtaacagatttttttaatctgtgattgaaaattttaaggaaaTGTTACGGAAGAGATTCTGCATCAATTAAGCAATTTGACTGTTTAATTTTAGTGTTTTGAAACAGCATTCAATTTTCTTGTGTATATCGCAAAACTTTAAggatttgtttttcataattcagttgGACCGAGTTAGCAGGGGcaagaattgaaattgatgaaatatttatttactttacgcatagataaaaaaaaaaaaggatacaCGCAAAATTCAGGAGTATTCAAATAGcgtataatataatattctaatctataaaaatatatcaaatatgtaTCTTAGTTcagcatttaaaaataaacaccaTAGATCTCTCTACTTTTAAGGCGTCAGATGTTACCAATGACAACTGAGATTAGACGTTACACGTGCTATAGCCATTAACAATTAACATGGTACAGATATGCGTgaaaattgcttttaaaaatgatgaaattgtgGAAGCTCcaacaaattgaaaaatagTTTACATACTGTCAACCTGATTAAGTACTGGGCGGTACGTTAAACCATGTCTATGGTCAAACAAACGCTAAGTCAATCACGGTTACACAGGATTTCACCATCCGATCATTTCGGTCCTCATTATTCTCAAATTAAAACAGATACATCTTAAAGTTTGTATACGTGGCATACGTTGCTCAATATACGTTTTTtcaaatatccttatattttgtCTCTATAATATACAATTTTCATACGTGATAATTAAggctattatttttattaaaacagtcACAAAAATGATTTAGTTTAATTTCCTTTCTTAGACCCTACTGTAATCGTTTCTTTGGTTTTCGACTAAACTGATTTTAAACTGGTCTTCGCTGCCGGTATAGAtgatcatttcatttatttcatgaatgatagaGGTTTGGAATAGTAACATGTTTcttcagtttgaaaaaaaatctacactctatgatattatgatatttatcaCACAAAAATTGCGGTAGTCCAGCACAtctctgtaaatatttttctatcaacCCATTTATGCATGAAATCCTTGAATACAAATTagtatctttgaaaatttaactttaaatcTTGATATTCAGGTTATAATCgaacatatatttttagaattaaagtTTAATTATAATCGATAAATCTGTACATTTTGATTGTGACCAATTGACATTATTATCCGGTACTTGAtgcatgtatttgaaaatttagagGATGTGATGTTGTTTGGTATGGGGAAGGATACAAGTATATTGGATGGGGGGCTTTAGTTGGCAAAGGGGCAAGTTATCTGAAGTTCCTTCTGACTATTCGTCCAATATGTTCATCGAAAAGCAGTTAACCCTCTCCCAAGCCATATATGATGCGATGTTTATTCTCGGGAGGAAGGGGGTGGGTTGGATGGTTACATTAAAGAACGCAGTGGATGGCAAAATTCGGTAAATATCTGACTAACAAACTATTGAGCGTTTCCTAATATAGAGACGACGAGTATCTTTAAGTTTCTTTAATATAAGGACAATACATTTACAAGCTATAGGAATCCCTCACAGAATCCATCTAAATacggaaatgaaaaaaaaaatatctgctaTTCCGTCCCCTCTCCAATATGGGATACCCCTAATGCACATTGGGAGGCTTTATTACACCTGCTGTCATTTACCTGGCTGTGTATACACGAGAGCTACTGTTGGCGTGTGGCTCATCCAAAATATCTTAACaagcaaataaaaagaaaaaaaggcaGTTTTCctatatatcttaaaattattaTCCAAAAAAAAGGGGAGATAGCTTAGTGTTCCTTTAACTTCATTTCCTCGATCTTTTACAAGGCAACGCCATGAaaattcacttttttatatgaatattaaagaaaaatgtttgatgcaagaaaaagCTAGGGGGAAGGGGcccaatacccccccccccccaccttatGCAACAAACCTAAAGTTCACCATATACTATAAAATCTGGAGTGGATTGttttatatgaagaaaaactTCACAAATTTTAGTAGAACCCTCGCTATGATAGCGTTATTTGAAAATCCCTAtagtttacaatttaaaaaaaaatagatggtACAATCTTTAGTTATCaaacaaatcttttttaatttttttaatttcgtacACACTTTTATTCCCTTTTCTGATCTCGATTCTATGGACATGGTAATATGGAGAGTTGATCCCTTCTGTTCGTTTGGGTTTTTTCTCGATAAATTAGAATGAGCGTTTATTAGTACCATTGCACTGTACATCTTAAtcctttaaatttaaattagatttaatCCAAAGATGACAATATTGGAAAATTatcttatttaaacaattaatcagacatttttaaatgtcatgtaaagtaattaatttaataaaaaaaattaaacaatacgACAACTTAGCTCATCATATTAacctttaaataaataatcgtaataatattatatatttatatatcaaaatttaccttatacatgtacatgtatatagatattttttttattcatgctTTACACATTTATAATTAACCACCATCTAAGCTTTACATGCACTAAAATAATCGGATTCTGAATGAATTAAATAAGACGTGTGTACCTGGacatacatataaataattgaaaatgcattaaatctGTAACACAACATGCCGTCAGTAATGTTTGAGATATATTATGGATACACGCGACGTTCCTCATTTTAGAGTGCATTACCAGACCATTTTTGGagtaagatattttgatttttgtcttttaatagcatgcaaaatgcaactgaatgcttattgataatgtacTAGTAAACATTTTCAACAGAAACCATATATTCATATtacagaaaaatatcaaataacatCAAATGTAAATTTGGAATTACAG is part of the Crassostrea angulata isolate pt1a10 chromosome 3, ASM2561291v2, whole genome shotgun sequence genome and encodes:
- the LOC128176662 gene encoding uncharacterized protein LOC128176662; its protein translation is MRIAQFKDKVEKIVTRKAATSSNPVHDDNETETKRRYNLRKRKLQDEKDHCPSNTNKNRRIIWLHNDGPTKVSKLKTNTLRRSKRGATKRTFSTEQADEKKSSHKKQKWNPGKRIPTKSLKRKIQSSMNTISNSRKKAKTLPTFNKKSGISTSVNMKKAPSLAMKETKSSSTLAPAVKGRVRASPNIKGNQEGSRKTNPSPQKKRKAARVKRSTPEKKLQIRTQRSKKERCCKELPGMFAKMFLKKLDLVSCIKGMDENNYSQIPGISVTHDNLVWVNHLQNKKEVKLYNSAGELLRSFDLDYYPVFNSCMPNGDLLVTRIHTVGAKPIVELFSREGKTRMLADLSTHTEKLSGIIYQDERIYVIGHSCYKSSILKLDMNGEVEEVFEPKPECITIEHIISQNGQIFALKNDIFSMHLLGSDKISSEAINKVVVDKSYSASASVDNFGNIIIGVHSPGPKIVIIDPRLERKHEIRCDFSERIRSTAVDKQNHLWIGTDDGHLYIAKYLK